In Phocoena sinus isolate mPhoSin1 chromosome 10, mPhoSin1.pri, whole genome shotgun sequence, a single genomic region encodes these proteins:
- the SOCS2 gene encoding suppressor of cytokine signaling 2, which yields MTLRCLEPSGNGAEGTQSHWGTSGSAEEPSPEAARLAKALRELSHTGWYWGSMTVNEAKEKLKEAPEGTFLIRDSSHSDYLLTISVKTSAGPTNLRIEYQDGKFRLDSIICVKSKLKQFDSVVHLIDYYVQMCKDKRTGPEAPRNGTVHLYLTKPLYTSAPPLQHLCRLTINKCTGTIWGLPLPTRLKDYLEEYKFQV from the exons ATGACCCTGCGGTGCCTCGAGCCCTCCGGGAATGGCGCGGAAGGGACGCAGAGCCATTGGGGGACCTCGGGGTCGGCGGAGGAGCCGTCTCCGGAGGCGGCGCGTCTGGCGAAGGCCCTGCGGGAACTTAGTCACACAG GTTGGTACTGGGGAAGTATGACTGTTAATGAAgccaaagagaaattaaaagaggCACCAGAAGGAACTTTCTTGATTAGAGATAGTTCGCATTCAGACTACCTACTAACAATATCTGTTAAAACATCAGCTGGACCAACTAATCTTCGCATCGAATACCAAGATGGGAAATTTAGATTGGACTCTATCATATGTGTCAAGTCCAAGCTTAAACAATTTGACAGTGTGGTTCATCTGATCGACTACTATGTTCAGATGTGCAAGGATAAGCGGACGGGCCCAGAAGCCCCCCGGAACGGCACTGTTCACCTTTATCTGACCAAACCGCTCTACACATCAGCACCACCTCTGCAGCATCTCTGTAGACTCACCATTAACAAATGTACCGGTACCATCTGGGGACTGCCTTTACCAACAAGACTGAAAGATTACTTGGAAGAATATAAATTCCAGGTAtaa